The nucleotide sequence ATTGGAAAATCTCCCCGGCGGCGGAGCTTCGGCAACAATGGAGTTCCATTCACGGCCTTCGGCGTTGCCCGGCTGAACCATTTTCGATCAGCCATACACTTGCCGAAAACCGTGACCACAAATGTCCCGAATGTATGTCTCTAGCCAATTGTCATTCGCCGAAGGACGTCTGTCTTCCAATAAAACTGGTGAGCCAGAGCACCAGCGACATGAGCAATGATTAAGGCCCATAGCAAGACCTTCAGGATACCCGCATGTACAGAGCCTATGGCCTCAATACCAAAGTAGTAGGCCGCAATGCCGGATAATGGCATGGCAAAGAGCAACACATACAGCGCGACATGGGCTAATCGGGCCGCGATCCGAAATAGCGCGGGTTCGCCTGCAGTCTCCTCGGGCACTCCTTGCGTGTAACGAATGCCCAAACGTACCAGCGCAAGCACCAGTATAATAATTCCAACATAGGCATGAACGTTTGCGGCCGAAACATCATCGGGCGATGGGCTCTC is from Rhizobium sp. CB3090 and encodes:
- a CDS encoding cytochrome b, producing the protein MTQPIRSKYSPLQRVLHWTIALLVFFNLLFPDDMNAWHRIVRRGESPSPDDVSAANVHAYVGIIILVLALVRLGIRYTQGVPEETAGEPALFRIAARLAHVALYVLLFAMPLSGIAAYYFGIEAIGSVHAGILKVLLWALIIAHVAGALAHQFYWKTDVLRRMTIG